A window of Leclercia adecarboxylata contains these coding sequences:
- a CDS encoding IS3 family transposase (programmed frameshift) — MKHPFHIRLAAVEHYMAGKSGIKETARLFSVGKSPLTRWLRAYRRQGKAGLEDRPARTYTAEFRLRVVRYVAKNRCSYAEASSRFAIPNESLILNWMRRYRRGGAKALHTARPGPAMSQKKYVPGAKPFSEMTPKELQRELEYLRAENAYFKKAESPERRKRAQGAGEKTRIVQSLLTAHRLPCLLYAARLSRSTYYYHVSHPEHGTERYADAVSAMKAISQRHAQRYGYRRMTRALRDEGFTLNHKTVRRLMKEHGLTCQLRRKRYRSYMPDAGLASANLLARDFSAERSGIKWCTDVTEFRAGGQKLYLSALQDLFNNEIVAWNMSTSPSQPLVCRMLHKALKAKRHSEGLVLHSDQGWAYRTPAWRLMLEKAGIVQSMSRKGNCLDNAVMENFFSHLKVEMYYRKKYGSVKELERDIRAYIRYFNTERISLKTGGLSPVTYRTQAEKTKE, encoded by the exons ATGAAACATCCTTTCCATATCAGACTTGCGGCTGTAGAGCATTACATGGCCGGAAAGTCGGGCATTAAAGAAACAGCCCGCCTGTTCAGTGTCGGCAAATCACCCCTGACCCGCTGGCTACGGGCTTACCGTCGTCAGGGTAAAGCCGGGCTGGAGGACCGTCCTGCGCGGACCTATACTGCAGAATTCAGGCTCCGCGTTGTCCGTTACGTCGCAAAAAACAGGTGCAGCTATGCGGAGGCTTCATCGCGCTTCGCCATCCCCAATGAATCCCTTATTCTCAACTGGATGAGGCGCTACCGGAGGGGAGGGGCAAAGGCGCTTCACACTGCCAGACCCGGACCCGCTATGTCACAGAAAAAATATGTCCCCGGTGCTAAGCCCTTCAGTGAAATGACGCCCAAAGAACTGCAGAGGGAGCTGGAATATCTGCGTGCGGAAAATGCTTACT TTAAAAAAGCTGAAAGCCCTGAGAGAAGAAAACGCGCTCAGGGAGCAGGAGAAAAAACCAGAATAGTGCAGTCGTTGCTGACGGCACACAGGCTGCCCTGCCTGCTGTATGCCGCGCGGTTGTCACGCAGCACATATTATTATCATGTCTCGCACCCTGAGCACGGGACTGAGCGTTATGCGGATGCGGTCAGTGCAATGAAGGCCATCAGCCAGCGGCATGCGCAGCGTTATGGCTACCGGAGAATGACGAGAGCACTGCGGGATGAGGGCTTCACGCTCAATCACAAGACAGTGCGCAGGCTGATGAAAGAGCATGGCCTCACCTGTCAGCTGCGGCGGAAAAGATACCGCTCGTATATGCCGGATGCAGGGCTGGCATCCGCCAATCTGCTGGCCCGCGACTTCAGCGCTGAACGAAGCGGGATCAAGTGGTGTACGGATGTGACGGAGTTCCGGGCCGGGGGACAGAAACTGTACCTGTCAGCCCTGCAGGATCTGTTCAACAACGAAATCGTGGCCTGGAATATGTCGACCAGCCCGTCACAGCCTCTGGTCTGCAGGATGCTACATAAGGCCCTGAAAGCAAAAAGACATAGTGAAGGCCTGGTCTTACACAGCGATCAGGGCTGGGCTTACAGGACGCCGGCATGGCGGTTAATGCTGGAAAAAGCCGGGATAGTCCAGAGTATGTCGCGAAAGGGAAACTGCCTGGATAATGCAGTAATGGAAAACTTCTTCAGTCATCTGAAAGTGGAGATGTACTACCGCAAGAAGTATGGTTCCGTGAAGGAGCTGGAGCGGGATATCAGGGCTTATATTCGTTACTTCAACACCGAACGAATTAGCCTGAAAACTGGCGGCCTGAGCCCGGTGACGTACCGGACTCAGGCAGAAAAAACAAAAGAATAG
- the tyrB gene encoding aromatic amino acid transaminase: protein MFQKVDAYAGDPILSLMERFKEDPRSDKVNLSIGLYYNEAGIIPQLQAVAKAEARLNATPHGASLYLPMEGLNSYRHTIAPLLFGADHPVLTQKRVATIQTLGGSGALKVGADFLHKYFPESGVWVSDPTWENHVAIFEGAGFTVNTYPWFDDQTNGVRVAALLEKLNTLPERSIVLLHPCCHNPTGADLTNDQWDAVIEVLKARNLIPFLDIAYQGFGAGMEEDAYAIRAIASAGLPALVSNSFSKIFSLYGERVGGLSVVCEDQEAAGRVLGQLKATVRRIYSSPPNFGAQVVATVLGDDELKAEWLAEVEAMRTRILAMRQTLVDVLKDAVPGHNFDYLLQQRGMFSYTGFSAQQVDRLREEFGVYLIASGRMCVAGLNSSNVQRVAKAFAAVM, encoded by the coding sequence GTGTTCCAGAAAGTCGACGCCTATGCTGGCGACCCTATCCTCTCCTTAATGGAGCGTTTCAAAGAAGATCCGCGCAGCGATAAAGTTAACCTCAGCATCGGTCTTTACTACAACGAAGCGGGCATTATTCCGCAGCTGCAGGCGGTGGCCAAAGCCGAAGCGCGTCTCAACGCCACGCCACACGGTGCGTCGCTCTATCTGCCGATGGAAGGGCTTAACAGCTACCGTCACACCATTGCCCCGCTGCTGTTTGGCGCAGACCATCCTGTGCTGACACAGAAGCGTGTCGCTACCATCCAGACTCTGGGCGGCTCCGGCGCGCTGAAGGTCGGGGCCGACTTCCTGCACAAGTATTTTCCGGAATCAGGCGTCTGGGTGAGCGATCCGACATGGGAAAACCATGTCGCCATTTTTGAAGGCGCAGGTTTCACGGTAAACACCTACCCATGGTTTGACGACCAGACCAACGGCGTGCGCGTTGCTGCGCTGCTGGAAAAACTGAACACCCTGCCGGAGCGCAGCATTGTCTTGCTGCACCCGTGCTGCCATAACCCAACCGGGGCCGATCTGACCAACGATCAGTGGGATGCGGTTATTGAGGTGCTGAAAGCCCGCAACCTGATCCCGTTCCTCGACATTGCCTATCAGGGCTTTGGCGCCGGAATGGAAGAGGACGCTTACGCCATTCGCGCCATCGCCAGCGCGGGTCTGCCGGCGCTGGTCAGCAACTCCTTCTCGAAAATCTTCTCCCTGTACGGCGAACGTGTCGGTGGCCTGTCCGTGGTCTGTGAAGACCAGGAAGCCGCAGGGCGCGTGCTTGGCCAGCTGAAGGCCACCGTGCGCCGCATTTACTCCAGCCCGCCGAACTTTGGTGCGCAGGTGGTGGCGACCGTGCTGGGCGATGACGAACTCAAAGCCGAGTGGCTGGCAGAGGTAGAAGCGATGCGTACCCGCATTCTGGCCATGCGTCAGACGCTGGTGGATGTGCTGAAAGACGCCGTGCCGGGGCACAACTTTGACTACCTGCTGCAGCAGCGCGGGATGTTCAGCTATACCGGCTTCAGCGCGCAGCAGGTGGATCGCCTGCGCGAGGAGTTTGGCGTCTATCTGATTGCCAGCGGGCGTATGTGCGTTGCCGGCCTGAACAGCAGCAACGTTCAGCGCGTGGCGAAAGCCTTTGCTGCTGTAATGTAA
- the aphA gene encoding acid phosphatase AphA, giving the protein MRKITLALSAACLLLSLSNPVAARPSSPPPLYPGTTVARLAEQAPIHWVSVAQIENSLTGRPPMSVGFDIDDTVLFSSPGFWRGKKTWSPDSEDYLKNPAFWQEMNNGWDEFSIPKEVARALIALHLKRGDNIWFITGRHPTQTETLTRTLQQAFLIPAAHMNPVIFAGEKSGRNDKTQWLEQKQIKIYYGDADSDIAAAREAGARGIRVLRAANSTYKPLPQAGSFGEEVIVNSEY; this is encoded by the coding sequence ATGCGCAAGATCACACTGGCGCTCAGCGCTGCCTGCTTATTGCTCTCGCTCAGTAATCCGGTTGCGGCGCGTCCCTCTTCACCTCCACCGTTATATCCCGGCACGACCGTTGCCCGGCTGGCTGAGCAGGCCCCCATCCACTGGGTTTCCGTGGCGCAAATTGAGAACAGCCTGACGGGCCGCCCGCCCATGTCGGTGGGATTTGATATTGATGACACCGTGTTGTTCTCCAGCCCCGGGTTCTGGCGGGGTAAAAAAACCTGGTCCCCGGACAGCGAGGATTACCTGAAAAACCCGGCCTTCTGGCAGGAGATGAACAACGGCTGGGATGAGTTCAGCATTCCCAAAGAGGTCGCCCGGGCGCTGATTGCCCTTCATCTGAAGCGCGGCGACAACATCTGGTTCATTACCGGACGCCATCCCACTCAAACCGAAACCCTCACCCGCACGCTGCAACAGGCTTTTCTGATCCCTGCGGCGCACATGAACCCGGTGATTTTTGCCGGGGAGAAGTCCGGCAGGAACGACAAAACCCAGTGGCTCGAACAGAAACAGATCAAGATTTACTACGGGGACGCGGATAGCGACATCGCTGCGGCACGTGAAGCGGGGGCCAGAGGCATTCGGGTTCTGCGCGCCGCTAACTCAACGTATAAACCGCTGCCGCAGGCGGGGTCCTTTGGGGAAGAGGTTATCGTCAATTCAGAATACTGA
- a CDS encoding secondary thiamine-phosphate synthase enzyme YjbQ yields the protein MWYQQTLTLRARSRGFHLVTDEVIGQIRDLPRINIGLLHLLLQHTSASLTLNENCDPTVRSDMEQHFLKSIPDGARWEHDDEGPDDMPSHIKSSMLGVSLLLPVNHGRVQLGTWQGIWLGEHRIHGGSRKIIATLQGE from the coding sequence ATGTGGTATCAGCAAACCCTGACCCTGCGCGCCAGGTCTCGCGGTTTTCATCTGGTGACGGACGAGGTCATTGGACAGATCCGCGATCTTCCCCGCATCAACATCGGTTTACTGCATCTGTTGCTGCAACACACGTCAGCCTCTCTCACGCTTAACGAAAATTGCGATCCCACCGTCCGTTCCGATATGGAACAGCATTTTCTCAAATCCATTCCCGACGGTGCCCGCTGGGAACATGATGACGAGGGGCCTGACGACATGCCTTCCCACATTAAATCCTCCATGCTGGGCGTCTCTTTGCTGCTGCCGGTAAATCACGGGCGCGTGCAGCTGGGCACCTGGCAGGGGATCTGGCTGGGAGAACATCGTATCCACGGCGGTTCGCGCAAAATCATCGCCACGCTACAAGGGGAGTAA
- a CDS encoding MmcQ/YjbR family DNA-binding protein: MTISEILQYCMNKPGAEQSVHSDWKATQIKVADVLFAMVKDVEGRPAASLKTSPELADLLRQQHNDVRPSKHLNKAHWSTVYLDGSIPDSQIYYLVDASYKQAVELLPEMTRQQLSV; this comes from the coding sequence ATGACAATTTCGGAGATCCTTCAGTACTGCATGAACAAGCCGGGGGCGGAGCAAAGCGTACACAGCGACTGGAAGGCCACCCAGATTAAGGTCGCGGACGTGCTGTTTGCGATGGTAAAAGATGTGGAGGGGCGACCGGCGGCCTCGCTGAAAACCAGCCCTGAGCTGGCCGATCTGCTGCGCCAGCAGCACAACGATGTGCGTCCCAGCAAGCACCTGAATAAAGCGCACTGGAGCACGGTCTATCTGGACGGGTCGATTCCGGATTCGCAGATTTACTATCTGGTGGATGCCTCTTACAAGCAGGCGGTAGAGCTGCTGCCGGAGATGACCCGGCAGCAGCTGTCAGTGTAA
- the uvrA gene encoding excinuclease ABC subunit UvrA — MDKIEVRGARTHNLKNINLVIPRDKLIVVTGLSGSGKSSLAFDTLYAEGQRRYVESLSAYARQFLSLMEKPDVDHIEGLSPAISIEQKSTSHNPRSTVGTITEIHDYLRLLYARVGEPRCPDHDVPLAAQTVSQMVDNVLAQPEGRRLMLLAPIIKERKGEHTKTLENLASQGYIRARIDGEVCDLSDPPKLELQKKHTIEVVIDRFKVRDDMTQRLAESFETALDLSGGTAVVADMDDPKADELLFSANFACPICGYSMRELEPRLFSFNNPAGACPTCDGLGVQQYFDPDRVIQNPELSLAGGAIRGWDKRNFYYFQMLKSLAEHYKFDVEAPWGSLSPTVHKVILSGSGKENIEFKYMNDRGDTSVRRHPFEGVLHNMERRYKETESSAVREELAKFISNRSCATCDGTRLRREARHVYVENTPLPTISDMSIGHAMDFFNNLKLSGQRAKIAEKVLKEIGDRLKFLVNVGLNYLTLSRSAETLSGGEAQRIRLASQIGAGLVGVMYVLDEPSIGLHQRDNERLLGTLIHLRNLGNTVIVVEHDEDAIRAADHVIDIGPGAGVHGGQVVAEGPLDAIMAVPESLTGQYMSGKRKIEVPKQRVPADPEKVLKLTGARGNNLKDVTLSLPVGLFTCITGVSGSGKSTLINDTLFPIAQTQLNGATLAEPAPYRDVSGLEHFDKVIDIDQSPIGRTPRSNPATYTGVFTPVRELFAGVPESRSRGYTPGRFSFNVRGGRCEACQGDGVIKVEMHFLPDIYVPCDQCKGKRYNRETLEIKYKGKTIHEVLDMTIEEAREFFDAVPALARKLQTLMDVGLTYIRLGQSATTLSGGEAQRVKLARELSKRGTGQTLYILDEPTTGLHFADIQQLLDVLHQLRDQGNTIVVIEHNLDVIKTADWIVDLGPEGGSGGGEILVSGTPETVAECEASHTARFLKPLLK, encoded by the coding sequence ATGGATAAGATCGAAGTTCGGGGCGCCCGCACCCACAATCTCAAGAATATCAACCTCGTCATCCCTCGCGACAAACTGATCGTCGTGACCGGGCTGTCAGGCTCAGGCAAATCCTCTCTGGCTTTCGACACGCTGTATGCCGAAGGACAGCGTCGTTACGTTGAATCGCTCTCTGCTTATGCGCGCCAGTTCCTGTCGCTGATGGAAAAACCGGACGTCGACCATATCGAAGGGTTGTCGCCGGCTATCTCCATCGAGCAAAAGTCGACCTCCCATAACCCGCGCTCTACCGTCGGCACCATCACCGAGATCCACGACTACCTGCGTCTGCTCTACGCCCGCGTAGGCGAGCCGCGCTGCCCGGACCACGACGTCCCCCTGGCGGCGCAGACCGTCAGCCAGATGGTGGATAACGTGCTGGCACAGCCGGAAGGCCGACGCCTGATGCTCCTTGCGCCGATCATCAAAGAGCGCAAGGGCGAGCACACTAAGACGCTGGAGAACCTGGCAAGCCAGGGCTATATCCGCGCCCGTATCGACGGTGAAGTGTGCGATCTCTCCGATCCGCCGAAGCTGGAGCTGCAAAAGAAACACACCATCGAGGTGGTGATTGACCGCTTTAAGGTGCGTGATGACATGACCCAGCGCCTGGCGGAGTCGTTTGAAACCGCGCTGGATCTCTCCGGCGGTACGGCGGTGGTCGCCGATATGGACGACCCGAAAGCGGACGAGCTACTCTTCTCCGCCAACTTCGCCTGCCCGATTTGTGGCTACAGCATGCGCGAGCTGGAACCGCGTCTGTTCTCGTTCAACAACCCGGCGGGCGCCTGCCCGACCTGTGATGGCCTGGGCGTACAGCAGTACTTCGATCCTGACCGGGTGATCCAGAACCCGGAACTGTCGCTGGCTGGCGGCGCCATCCGCGGCTGGGATAAGCGTAACTTCTACTATTTCCAGATGCTGAAGTCGCTGGCTGAACACTATAAGTTCGACGTCGAAGCGCCGTGGGGCAGCCTGAGCCCAACCGTGCACAAAGTGATCCTGTCCGGTTCCGGCAAAGAGAACATCGAGTTCAAATACATGAACGATCGCGGCGATACCTCCGTGCGTCGTCATCCGTTTGAAGGCGTGCTGCACAACATGGAGCGCCGCTATAAAGAGACGGAATCCAGCGCGGTGCGTGAAGAGCTGGCGAAGTTCATCAGCAACCGCTCCTGCGCCACCTGTGACGGTACCCGTCTGCGCCGCGAAGCGCGTCACGTGTATGTTGAAAACACGCCGCTGCCGACCATCTCAGACATGAGCATCGGCCATGCGATGGACTTCTTCAATAACCTGAAGCTCTCTGGCCAGCGGGCGAAAATCGCCGAAAAAGTGCTGAAAGAGATCGGCGATCGCCTGAAGTTCCTGGTCAACGTGGGCCTGAACTATCTGACGCTTTCCCGCTCCGCAGAGACGCTCTCCGGCGGCGAGGCGCAGCGTATCCGTCTGGCGAGCCAGATTGGTGCGGGTCTGGTGGGCGTCATGTACGTGCTGGATGAACCCTCTATCGGTCTGCACCAGCGCGACAACGAACGCCTGCTCGGGACGCTGATCCACCTGCGTAACCTCGGCAACACGGTGATTGTGGTTGAGCACGATGAAGACGCCATCCGCGCGGCAGACCATGTCATCGACATCGGTCCGGGCGCGGGCGTCCACGGCGGTCAGGTCGTAGCGGAAGGGCCTCTGGACGCCATTATGGCGGTACCGGAATCACTGACCGGCCAGTACATGAGCGGCAAGCGCAAGATTGAAGTGCCGAAACAGCGCGTGCCTGCCGACCCGGAAAAAGTGCTGAAATTGACCGGCGCGCGCGGCAACAACCTGAAAGACGTGACGCTCAGCCTGCCGGTCGGCCTGTTTACCTGCATTACCGGGGTGTCGGGTTCTGGTAAATCGACGCTGATTAACGACACCCTGTTCCCGATTGCGCAGACTCAGCTTAACGGCGCAACGCTGGCCGAACCCGCGCCGTACCGCGACGTTTCCGGGCTTGAGCACTTCGACAAGGTGATCGATATCGATCAGAGCCCGATTGGCCGCACCCCGCGCTCCAACCCGGCCACCTATACCGGCGTGTTTACGCCCGTACGTGAACTCTTTGCCGGCGTGCCGGAATCGCGTTCGCGCGGCTATACGCCGGGCCGCTTCAGCTTTAACGTCCGCGGCGGGCGCTGTGAAGCGTGCCAGGGCGATGGCGTGATCAAGGTTGAGATGCACTTCCTGCCGGATATCTACGTGCCGTGCGACCAGTGCAAAGGCAAGCGCTATAACCGCGAAACGCTGGAGATTAAGTACAAAGGCAAGACCATCCACGAAGTGCTGGATATGACCATCGAAGAGGCGCGTGAGTTCTTTGATGCCGTTCCGGCGCTGGCGCGTAAGCTCCAGACCCTGATGGATGTCGGTCTGACCTACATTCGTCTGGGCCAGTCGGCGACCACGCTGTCGGGCGGTGAGGCGCAGCGCGTGAAGCTGGCGCGTGAGCTCTCCAAACGCGGCACCGGTCAGACGCTGTACATTCTGGATGAGCCGACCACCGGTCTGCACTTCGCCGATATCCAGCAGTTACTCGACGTGCTGCACCAGCTGCGCGATCAGGGCAACACCATCGTGGTGATTGAGCATAACCTGGACGTGATTAAAACCGCGGACTGGATTGTCGATCTCGGCCCGGAAGGCGGCAGCGGTGGCGGCGAAATCCTGGTCTCCGGCACCCCGGAAACCGTCGCGGAGTGCGAAGCCTCGCACACCGCCCGCTTCCTTAAACCTCTGCTGAAGTAG
- the ssb1 gene encoding single-stranded DNA-binding protein SSB1 produces MASRGVNKVILVGNLGQDPEVRYMPSGGAVANITLATSESWRDKATGEMKEQTEWHRVVLFGKLAEVAGEYLRKGSQVYIEGQLRTRKWTDQSGAEKYTTEVVVNVGGTMQMLGGRQGGGAPAGGGQQQGGWGQPQQPQGGNQFSGGAQSRPQQQPSAPAQSNEPPMDFDDDIPF; encoded by the coding sequence ATGGCCAGCAGAGGCGTAAACAAGGTGATTCTCGTCGGTAATCTGGGCCAGGACCCGGAAGTACGCTATATGCCGAGTGGTGGTGCAGTGGCCAACATTACGCTGGCTACTTCCGAATCCTGGCGTGATAAAGCGACCGGTGAGATGAAAGAGCAGACCGAATGGCACCGCGTTGTGCTGTTTGGCAAACTGGCCGAGGTGGCCGGTGAGTATCTGCGTAAAGGTTCTCAGGTCTATATCGAAGGCCAGCTGCGTACCCGTAAATGGACCGATCAGTCCGGCGCAGAAAAATACACCACCGAAGTGGTGGTTAACGTCGGCGGCACCATGCAGATGCTGGGTGGCCGTCAGGGCGGCGGCGCACCGGCAGGTGGCGGCCAGCAGCAGGGCGGTTGGGGTCAGCCTCAGCAGCCGCAGGGCGGCAACCAGTTCAGCGGCGGCGCGCAGTCCCGTCCGCAGCAGCAGCCGTCTGCACCTGCACAGTCTAACGAACCGCCAATGGATTTCGACGACGATATCCCGTTCTGA
- a CDS encoding YjcB family protein, with translation MAAITTGVVLARWELLSAVLMFLASTLNIQFKKSDYAALAVISTCLGLAAACWFATGLLGITLLDMAAVWNNVKTIMVEAMSHTPPDWPMMYT, from the coding sequence ATGGCAGCTATTACCACCGGTGTTGTCCTGGCACGCTGGGAGTTGTTGAGCGCTGTGCTGATGTTTCTGGCCAGCACGCTGAACATTCAGTTCAAGAAATCGGATTACGCGGCTCTGGCGGTGATCAGCACCTGTCTGGGGCTGGCGGCGGCATGCTGGTTTGCCACCGGCTTGTTGGGCATCACCCTGCTGGATATGGCTGCGGTCTGGAATAACGTCAAAACGATCATGGTGGAGGCGATGAGCCACACCCCGCCGGACTGGCCAATGATGTACACCTGA
- a CDS encoding GGDEF domain-containing protein, with the protein MKPANRENINDSARALHALAKLMPKLSSQRTLTELLQTINHTFGAQLSWVMMEDDSGQQQFVSVGELTCYPSEIKAFLTSTLLQRYHRAWRVICWKENTGTLIFPSSQSGYSQLQCGVLYKLSPQHDPCNGYFFLGFTQPQDSITVLKEVVVILVEKLKDYLTGLVARERTAKEMQRVITQYKTLFERAPVLMNSFDKHSRCVLWNAECEKVFGWTMAEINAHTDPLALFYPDPEVRRRVRESVNTTPLNDMYEWHPVRRDGAQLTILWSNISLPDGSILNIGLDITARKKAEQQLEMKATTDDLTRCLNRFAILQQIGAALEASRGDETESHFSVMMLDLDFFKQINDKWGHLVGDAALVHFCDCLRALLPAGAALGRVGGEEFLLLLPNTRSDAAVQISMALRQSLSLTPLKVGSRSLTLSFSAGVVEVSGKPRDTSSLLISADRALYDAKRGGRGKTIVAVDYL; encoded by the coding sequence ATGAAGCCAGCAAATCGCGAGAATATAAATGACAGTGCACGGGCCCTGCACGCATTAGCTAAATTAATGCCAAAACTATCGTCGCAGCGTACCTTAACGGAACTTCTGCAGACGATTAATCATACCTTTGGTGCCCAGCTTAGTTGGGTGATGATGGAGGATGATTCCGGCCAGCAGCAGTTTGTCAGTGTCGGTGAATTAACGTGTTATCCGTCGGAAATTAAAGCCTTTCTCACCAGCACGTTATTGCAGCGTTACCATCGGGCATGGCGGGTAATCTGCTGGAAAGAAAATACGGGCACGCTTATATTTCCCTCTTCGCAATCGGGATATTCACAATTACAGTGCGGCGTGCTGTATAAATTATCCCCGCAACACGACCCCTGCAACGGCTACTTTTTCCTCGGTTTTACGCAACCGCAAGACAGCATCACCGTGCTGAAAGAGGTGGTGGTGATTCTGGTCGAAAAACTGAAGGACTATTTGACCGGGCTTGTTGCCCGCGAACGCACGGCAAAAGAGATGCAGCGGGTGATCACCCAGTATAAAACGCTGTTTGAGCGGGCACCGGTACTGATGAACTCGTTCGATAAGCACAGCCGCTGCGTATTATGGAATGCCGAGTGTGAAAAGGTATTCGGCTGGACGATGGCGGAGATCAATGCCCATACCGATCCGCTGGCGCTCTTTTATCCTGACCCGGAGGTGCGCCGACGGGTGCGCGAGTCGGTCAATACCACTCCCCTGAACGACATGTACGAATGGCACCCGGTGCGGCGGGACGGCGCGCAGCTGACGATCCTGTGGTCAAATATCTCTCTGCCGGACGGCTCTATCCTTAATATCGGGCTCGATATCACCGCGCGTAAAAAAGCGGAGCAGCAGTTAGAAATGAAAGCCACCACCGACGATCTGACGCGCTGCCTGAACCGATTTGCCATTCTGCAGCAGATTGGCGCGGCACTGGAGGCCAGCCGTGGCGATGAAACAGAAAGCCACTTCTCCGTCATGATGCTCGACCTGGATTTCTTTAAGCAGATAAACGATAAGTGGGGCCATCTGGTGGGCGATGCCGCGCTGGTCCATTTTTGCGACTGCCTGCGAGCGCTGCTTCCTGCGGGCGCGGCGCTGGGGCGGGTCGGCGGCGAGGAGTTTTTACTCCTGCTGCCCAACACCCGAAGCGATGCGGCGGTGCAGATCTCAATGGCGCTCCGCCAGTCGCTCTCGCTCACGCCGCTTAAGGTCGGTAGCCGCTCACTAACCCTCTCCTTCAGCGCCGGCGTGGTGGAGGTGAGTGGAAAACCGCGCGATACTTCATCGCTACTCATTAGCGCAGATAGGGCACTCTACGATGCCAAGCGCGGCGGAAGAGGAAAGACAATCGTTGCGGTTGATTATTTATAA
- a CDS encoding EAL domain-containing protein produces the protein MNRNARDKVLRIVGVIMVVLLPVMLALWFAQQRAVNETSSQLRSFAELALDKTELVIQQVELARHAAENYSGDICTPEHRQYMLNIVRGRLYIADLLYAEGKAFLCSTTSTPENPYIISAANYQRAPDVSIYYYRDTPFYAGYKMTYMQVGNYVVVVNPLTYSEVMSSDRSLAWGVFDTVNNDFFSISEQANENELKKLTGDNEAIFQNEGRFYTVVRSDKRPIAAIVSTTNQRFYEVLYHQATLTLPLGMISSIIILLMWSRTQREFNSPGRLLHRALNKRQLCLHYQPIIDIKTNECVGAEALLRWPGFNGPVMSPVEFIPLAEKEGMSERITDYVVEEVFSDLGHFLACNPHLYISINLSATDFHSSRLIAMITDKARHYNVRAQQIKIEVTERGFIDVPKTTPVIQAFRQAGYEVAIDDFGTGYSNLHNLYSLNVDILKIDKTFIDTLTTNSTSHLIVEHIIEMAQSLRLKTIAEGVETVEQVMWLNKRGVQYCQGWHFARAMSPQDFMTWQHQPVAAALAHSH, from the coding sequence ATGAATCGTAACGCACGGGACAAGGTGCTGAGGATAGTCGGGGTTATCATGGTAGTTTTGCTGCCTGTGATGCTTGCGCTATGGTTTGCTCAGCAACGCGCGGTCAACGAAACAAGCAGTCAACTTCGCTCATTTGCTGAACTCGCGTTAGACAAAACTGAACTGGTTATTCAGCAGGTTGAGCTGGCACGTCATGCGGCGGAAAATTATTCGGGCGATATTTGCACACCGGAACACCGGCAATATATGTTAAATATTGTTCGTGGCCGACTCTACATTGCCGACCTCCTGTACGCCGAAGGTAAAGCCTTTCTCTGTTCAACGACCAGCACCCCTGAAAACCCCTATATAATTTCTGCTGCCAATTACCAACGCGCACCTGACGTCTCTATCTATTATTACCGGGACACGCCGTTTTACGCCGGATATAAAATGACCTATATGCAGGTCGGTAATTATGTGGTGGTGGTGAATCCCCTGACCTATAGCGAAGTCATGTCATCCGACCGCTCCCTCGCATGGGGCGTATTTGACACGGTAAATAACGACTTCTTCTCTATCAGCGAACAGGCAAATGAAAATGAATTAAAAAAGCTGACGGGTGATAATGAAGCTATTTTCCAGAATGAAGGCCGCTTTTACACCGTCGTTCGCTCGGATAAACGCCCGATTGCCGCTATTGTTTCCACCACGAATCAACGTTTTTATGAAGTACTTTATCATCAGGCAACGTTAACCCTGCCGCTGGGGATGATCAGCAGCATTATTATTCTACTGATGTGGTCGCGAACGCAGCGCGAATTTAATTCGCCGGGGCGCTTATTGCACCGGGCATTAAATAAGAGACAACTTTGTCTGCATTACCAGCCGATTATCGACATCAAAACGAATGAGTGTGTAGGAGCAGAAGCGCTGCTGCGCTGGCCGGGCTTTAATGGCCCGGTCATGAGTCCGGTTGAGTTTATTCCGCTGGCAGAAAAAGAGGGGATGAGCGAACGCATCACTGACTACGTCGTCGAAGAGGTCTTCAGCGATCTGGGCCATTTCCTGGCCTGTAACCCGCATCTTTATATCTCCATTAACCTGTCGGCCACGGATTTCCACTCTTCACGCCTGATTGCGATGATCACCGATAAAGCCCGGCACTACAACGTGCGGGCGCAGCAGATAAAGATTGAAGTCACGGAGCGCGGCTTCATCGACGTACCCAAAACCACGCCGGTGATTCAGGCCTTCCGCCAGGCGGGATATGAAGTGGCAATTGACGATTTTGGTACCGGCTATTCTAACCTGCACAACCTCTACTCCCTGAACGTGGACATCCTGAAGATCGATAAAACCTTTATCGATACGCTGACCACCAACAGCACCAGCCATCTCATCGTCGAGCACATTATCGAAATGGCCCAGAGCCTGCGCCTGAAAACCATCGCCGAAGGGGTCGAAACCGTTGAGCAGGTGATGTGGTTGAACAAGCGCGGCGTGCAGTATTGTCAGGGCTGGCACTTTGCCAGGGCGATGTCACCGCAGGATTTCATGACCTGGCAACATCAGCCCGTCGCGGCAGCCCTTGCGCATAGCCACTAA